A genomic window from Glycine max cultivar Williams 82 chromosome 17, Glycine_max_v4.0, whole genome shotgun sequence includes:
- the LOC100782542 gene encoding probable boron transporter 2 isoform X2, whose amino-acid sequence MGVCLDCCVALLVGHSWGMLHNQQIHTPCRRTIWSANRNALYAAGYKAISFLKGLVEEFGVLQSQREGTNQIALQSSWLFGNGMFALVLSFGLLFTALRSRKARSWRYGAGWLRGFVADYGVPLMILVWTAVSYIPTNKVPRGIPRRLFSPNPWSPGAYSNWTVIKEMLNVPLIYIIGAFIPATMIAVLYYFDHSVASQLAQQKEFNLRKPSSYHYDLLLLGFLTILCGLIGIPPSNGVIPQSPMHTKSLATLKHQLLRNKLVSAARKSMQKNMNLCQLYRNMQEAYDQMQTPLARQIPPALGLKELKESTIQLASSHGYIDSPVDEAVFDVDKDVDDLLPVEVKEQRLSNLLQALMVAACVAAMPLLKKIPTSVLWGYFAFMAIESLPGNQFWERILYLFTAPSRRYKVMEEHHAAFIETVPFKTVAMFTLFQTAYLLLCFGLTWIPIAGVLFPLLIMLLIPVRQYFLPKFFKGAHLQELDAAAYEETPAISFNLSFDDSGSQTTTVNNNSGEIPVEIITRSPGEICLNKK is encoded by the exons ATG GGTGTGTGTTTGGACTGCTGTGTTGCTCTTCTTGTTGGCCATTCTTGGGGCATGCTCCATAATCAACAGATTCACACGCCTTGCAGGAGAACTATTTGGTCTGCTAATCGCAATGCTCTTTATGCAGCAGGCTATAAGG CAATCTCTTTCTTAAAGGGACTAGTGGAAGAGTTTGGTGTGCTCCAGTCTCAGAGAGAAGGTACCAATCAGATTGCACTCCAATCCTCTTGGCTGTTTGGCAATGGAATGTTTGCTTTGGTTTTGTCATTTGGCCTTCTGTTTACTGCACTTAGAAGCCGTAAGGCTAGATCTTGGCGATATGGGGCAG GATGGTTGCGGGGATTTGTGGCTGATTATGGAGTCCCACTAATGATTCTTGTGTGGACTGCTGTGTCCTATATACCAACCAATAAGGTTCCAAGGGGAATCCCAAGGCGACTTTTCAGTCCAAATCCATGGTCTCCTGGTGCATACTCAAATTGGACTGTAATTAAG GAAATGTTGAATGTGCCTCTCATCTATATTATTGGAGCATTTATACCGGCAACTATGATTGCCGTGCTTTACTACTTTGATCATAGTGTTGCATCACAACTTGCCCAGCAGAAGGAGTTCAATCTAAGAAAACCCTCATCTTATCATTATGACCTTCTTCTCTTGGGCTTCTTG ACCATACTGTGTGGACTTATTGGAATCCCTCCATCCAACGGCGTGATTCCTCAATCTCCAATGCATACTAAAAGCTTAGCTACTCTAAAACATCAg CTCTTGCGCAATAAGCTTGTATCTGCTGCACGAAAAAGCATGCAGAAAAATATGAACCTGTGTCAATTATACCGAAATATGCAAGAAGCATATGACCAAATGCAGACTCCATTAGCCCGCCAAATACCACCTGCCCTG GGGCTAAAGGAGCTGAAGGAATCCACCATCCAACTGGCTTCAAGTCATGGATACATTGATTCCCCTGTTGACGAGGCTGTTTTCGATGTAGATAAGGATGTTGATGACCTTTTGCCAGTTGAAGTTAAAGAACAGCGCCTCAGCAATCTGCTGCAGGCATTGATGGTTGCAGCTTGTGTTGCTGCTATGCCTCTCTTGAAGAAGATACCAACCTCAGTGCTTTGGGGTTACTTTGCTTTCATGGCAATTGAAAGCTTGCCCGGAAACCAGTTTTGGGAGAGAATACTATATCTTTTCACTGCTCCAAGTCGAAGATACAA aGTGATGGAGGAACACCATGCAGCCTTTATTGAGACCGTGCCATTCAAAACGGTTGCCATGTTTACCTTATTCCAGACAGCTTACTTGCTTCTCTGCTTTGGTCTAACCTGGATACCAATTGCTGGGGTCCTATTCCCATTGTTAATCATGCTTCTAATCCCAGTACGCCAATATTTCCTTCCCAAGTTTTTTAAAGGAGCCCATCTTCAAGAGTTAGATGCTGCAGCATACGAGGAAACGCCTGCTATTAGTTTCAACTTGTCATTCGAT GATTCAGGAAGTCAGACAACAACAGTCAATAATAATAGTGGGGAAATTCCGGTCGAAATAATTACAAGGAGTCCTGGAGAGATCTGCctcaataaaaaatga
- the LOC100526856 gene encoding Iron-sulfur cluster assembly protein 1-like, with translation MLRVGAKRVLETTLFGVRVPARLYHERVVDHYDNPRNVGSFDKNDPSVGTGLVGAPACGDVMKLQIKVDDKTGKIVDARFKTFGCGSAIASSSVATEWVKGRQMEEVLTIKNTEIAKHLSLPPVKLHCSMLAEDAIKAAVKDYEAKRAKATASGEAATEEKPATA, from the exons ATGCTGAGAGTGGGCGCAAAGAGGGTTTTGGAAACGACGTTGTTTGGGGTTAGGGTTCCGGCGAGGCTGTACCACGAGAGGGTTGTGGATCACTACGACAACCCCCGGAACGTTGGATCGTTTGACAAGAACGACCCGAGCGTGGGGACGGGTTTGGTGGGGGCCCCGGCGTGCGGCGATGTGATGAAGCTCCAGATTAAGGTCGACGACAAAACCGGAAAAATCGTCGATGCTCGATTCAAAACTTTCGGCTGTGGCTCCGCCATTGCTTCTTCCTCCGTCG CTACTGAGTGGGTGAAGGGAAGGCAAATGGAGGAAGTTCTGACTATAAAAAATAC TGAAATTGCAAAGCATCTTTCACTTCCACCAGTTAAGCTCCACTGCAGCATGCTTGCTGAAGATGCTATCAAAGCGGCCGTTAAAGACTATGAAGCTAAGCGTGCTAAGGCAACTGCTAGCGGAGAGGCAGCAACAGAAGAGAAGCCTGCCACTGCATGA
- the LOC100782542 gene encoding probable boron transporter 2 isoform X1: MEETFVPLRGIKNDLKGRLMCYKQDWTSGIRAGIRILAPTTYIFFASAIPVISFGEQLERNTDGTLTAVQTLASTALCGIIHSVLGGQPLLILGVAEPTVLMYTFLYDFAKDRKDLGHKLFLPWTGWVCVWTAVLLFLLAILGACSIINRFTRLAGELFGLLIAMLFMQQAIRGLVEEFGVLQSQREGTNQIALQSSWLFGNGMFALVLSFGLLFTALRSRKARSWRYGAGWLRGFVADYGVPLMILVWTAVSYIPTNKVPRGIPRRLFSPNPWSPGAYSNWTVIKEMLNVPLIYIIGAFIPATMIAVLYYFDHSVASQLAQQKEFNLRKPSSYHYDLLLLGFLTILCGLIGIPPSNGVIPQSPMHTKSLATLKHQLLRNKLVSAARKSMQKNMNLCQLYRNMQEAYDQMQTPLARQIPPALGLKELKESTIQLASSHGYIDSPVDEAVFDVDKDVDDLLPVEVKEQRLSNLLQALMVAACVAAMPLLKKIPTSVLWGYFAFMAIESLPGNQFWERILYLFTAPSRRYKVMEEHHAAFIETVPFKTVAMFTLFQTAYLLLCFGLTWIPIAGVLFPLLIMLLIPVRQYFLPKFFKGAHLQELDAAAYEETPAISFNLSFDDSGSQTTTVNNNSGEIPVEIITRSPGEICLNKK, encoded by the exons ATGGAAGAAACATTTGTTCCCTTACGTGGGATCAAGAATGACCTCAAAGGAAGACTTATGTGCTACAAACAAGATTGGACTAGTGGAATCCGGGCAGGCATCAG GATCCTTGCCCcaacaacatatatattttttgcttcAGCAATTCCAGTTATCTCTTTTGGGGAGCAACTAGAGAGAAATACAG ATGGAACTCTAACGGCAGTGCAGACCCTTGCATCAACCGCACTATGTGGCATTATCCATTCAGTCTTAGGAGGGCAGCCCCTCCTCATACTAGGCGTAGCCGAACCAACAGTTCTGATGTATACATTTCTGTATGACTTTGCAAAGGACAGAAAGGATTTGGGGCACAAACTATTCCTGCCTTGGACTGGATG GGTGTGTGTTTGGACTGCTGTGTTGCTCTTCTTGTTGGCCATTCTTGGGGCATGCTCCATAATCAACAGATTCACACGCCTTGCAGGAGAACTATTTGGTCTGCTAATCGCAATGCTCTTTATGCAGCAGGCTATAAGG GGACTAGTGGAAGAGTTTGGTGTGCTCCAGTCTCAGAGAGAAGGTACCAATCAGATTGCACTCCAATCCTCTTGGCTGTTTGGCAATGGAATGTTTGCTTTGGTTTTGTCATTTGGCCTTCTGTTTACTGCACTTAGAAGCCGTAAGGCTAGATCTTGGCGATATGGGGCAG GATGGTTGCGGGGATTTGTGGCTGATTATGGAGTCCCACTAATGATTCTTGTGTGGACTGCTGTGTCCTATATACCAACCAATAAGGTTCCAAGGGGAATCCCAAGGCGACTTTTCAGTCCAAATCCATGGTCTCCTGGTGCATACTCAAATTGGACTGTAATTAAG GAAATGTTGAATGTGCCTCTCATCTATATTATTGGAGCATTTATACCGGCAACTATGATTGCCGTGCTTTACTACTTTGATCATAGTGTTGCATCACAACTTGCCCAGCAGAAGGAGTTCAATCTAAGAAAACCCTCATCTTATCATTATGACCTTCTTCTCTTGGGCTTCTTG ACCATACTGTGTGGACTTATTGGAATCCCTCCATCCAACGGCGTGATTCCTCAATCTCCAATGCATACTAAAAGCTTAGCTACTCTAAAACATCAg CTCTTGCGCAATAAGCTTGTATCTGCTGCACGAAAAAGCATGCAGAAAAATATGAACCTGTGTCAATTATACCGAAATATGCAAGAAGCATATGACCAAATGCAGACTCCATTAGCCCGCCAAATACCACCTGCCCTG GGGCTAAAGGAGCTGAAGGAATCCACCATCCAACTGGCTTCAAGTCATGGATACATTGATTCCCCTGTTGACGAGGCTGTTTTCGATGTAGATAAGGATGTTGATGACCTTTTGCCAGTTGAAGTTAAAGAACAGCGCCTCAGCAATCTGCTGCAGGCATTGATGGTTGCAGCTTGTGTTGCTGCTATGCCTCTCTTGAAGAAGATACCAACCTCAGTGCTTTGGGGTTACTTTGCTTTCATGGCAATTGAAAGCTTGCCCGGAAACCAGTTTTGGGAGAGAATACTATATCTTTTCACTGCTCCAAGTCGAAGATACAA aGTGATGGAGGAACACCATGCAGCCTTTATTGAGACCGTGCCATTCAAAACGGTTGCCATGTTTACCTTATTCCAGACAGCTTACTTGCTTCTCTGCTTTGGTCTAACCTGGATACCAATTGCTGGGGTCCTATTCCCATTGTTAATCATGCTTCTAATCCCAGTACGCCAATATTTCCTTCCCAAGTTTTTTAAAGGAGCCCATCTTCAAGAGTTAGATGCTGCAGCATACGAGGAAACGCCTGCTATTAGTTTCAACTTGTCATTCGAT GATTCAGGAAGTCAGACAACAACAGTCAATAATAATAGTGGGGAAATTCCGGTCGAAATAATTACAAGGAGTCCTGGAGAGATCTGCctcaataaaaaatga